The following coding sequences lie in one Phragmites australis chromosome 8, lpPhrAust1.1, whole genome shotgun sequence genomic window:
- the LOC133926075 gene encoding membrane protein of ER body-like protein isoform X3 — protein MMEVEKPWESKEEVGITEEEQEDNAAAGGLQTRKRKKKPMADLDLGLAGHASNGDEEALLKAAEEEAQAQLLDEEEEEEEHTSVFVDPTKVSDNVTEVSAEKEVTEAAQLGGENKNVNETSSAEGKELEKQENVSAQETNHKSSNGKLENGSRSNGVHEASSNRETVTIADGEAGLKPIATIGDSASSLANWSGALDISNGCMNRTEVHEIEVEKDEHATKGKVSIEEYDLEKILDEQETHDLYCPNCNSCITRRVILRKRKRTVRQAIHDEPPKKPQLAEPSANASNQSAAERHDQESPDVFRCLSCFTFFIPTGCGFNIFRIFERREVNQQVQVQHSSASREMSDNCGSWLLSCFQTVDSPKKPVDADPAKQPLLSGSQNTNDKISSVEDNTSSAHSHATIGETEQSKKPLQAGSSSIVQTTTTKNEEIKQSFGEFHGATSSSVTVHTSSSTTSQISSWQSETGFMRTEERHMVTVQQDGAHQEQIPLSKPDGNAVTDSIHLDLKEENTTAASENNSFFSQEFLDSEVKVPTVIPTKVSSEVDNLTGAKPTSVIPQPVQPEVPPHLTLSVPDADVPVTPVPVSAQRDKWDILKAIVYGGLVESITSLSVVSAAAASGAKTLDIFILGIANLIGGLPIIFHNIADLRNLGDVNENNEQVGQYWLQLGRRSKYRLHMFIAILSYIMFGLLPPVIYGLSFRESDNRDNKMMVVAAASLACVALLAIGKAHVKRPRTYITTLLYYLSIGLSGSGLSYVAGVLITRLLAHFGLIDQGGSAPTAAPAPPSLLFPDAMGAGATAWASN, from the exons ATGATGGAGGTGGAGAAGCCGTGGGAGTCCAAGGAGGAAGTGGGCATcacggaggaggagcaggaggacaACGCCGCTGCCGGGGGCCTGCAgacaaggaagaggaagaagaagcctatGGCGGACCTGGACCTTGGCCTAGCTGGGCATGCCAGTAATGGAGATGAGGAGGCGCTCCTCAAGGCAGCAGAGGAGGAGGCTCAGGCTCAGcttcttgatgaggaggaggaggaggaggagcacacgAGCGTCTTCGTGGATCCAACCAAAG TTTCTGATAATGTCACTGAAGTAAGTGCTGAAAAAGAAGTCACAGAAGCAGCACAATTAGGAGGTGAAAACAAAAACGTAAATGAAACTTCAAGTGCAGAAGGCAAAGAGCTTGAGAAACAGGAAAATGTCAGTGCTCAAGAAACTAATCACAAGTCAAGTAATGGTAAGTTGGAAAATGGGTCACGCTCAAATGGTGTGCATGAAGCCTCCAGCAACAGAGAAACCGTGACTATTGCAGATGGAGAAGCAGGGCTCAAACCGATTGCAACCATTGGCGATAGCGCAAGCAGCTTGGCAAACTGGAGTGGTGCTCTTGACATTTCCAATGGCTGCATGAATAGAACTGAAGTTCATGAAATTGAAGTTGAGAAGGATGAACATGCCACAAAGGGCAAAGTGAGCATCGAAGAGTACGATCTTGAGAAAATCCTGGATGAACAAGAAACTCATGACCTGTACTGTCCCAACTGCAACTCGTGCATAACTCGAAGGGTGATTCTGCGGAAGAGAAAGAGGACAGTAAGACAAGCGATACACGATGAACCACCCAAAAAACCACAGCTTGCAGAGCCTTCTGCTAACGCTTCAAACCAAAGTGCAGCTGAAAGACATGATCAAGAGTCACCGGACGTATTCAGATGTTTGTCATGCTTCACCTTCTTCATTCCAACAG GCTGTGGTTTTAACATATTCCGTATATTTGAAAGGAGGGAGGTGAACCAACAAGTTCAGGTTCAGCATTCTTCTGCTTcacgtgagatgtctgacaattgTGGAAGCTGGCTTCTTTCTTGTTTTCAGACAGTAGATAGTCCAAAGAAACCAGTTGATGCAG ATCCAGCAAAGCAGCCACTATTAAGTGGTTCACAGAACACCAATGATAAAATTTCATCGGTTGAAGACAACACATCATCTGCGCATAGTCATGCCACAATTGGAGAAACAGAACAATCGAAGAAACCACTACAAGCTGGATCATCTTCCATAGTCCAAACCACCACCACAAAGAATGAAGAAATTAAACAATCATTTGGTGAATTCCACGGAGCCACATCTTCATCAGTAACAGTTCACACATCATCTTCTACTACCAGCCAAATCAGCTCTTGGCAGAGCGAAACAG GATTCATGCGGACGGAGGAAAGACATATGGTAACTGTGCAGCAAGATGGAGCACACCAAGAACAAATTCCCCTCTCAAAGCCTGATGGTAATGCTGTGACTGATTCCATTCACCTAGATCTCAAAGAAG AAAACACAACAGCAGCCTCTGAGAACAACTCATTTTTCAGCCAAGAATTTCTTGACTCTGAAGTTAAAGTCCCAACTGTAATCCCGACAAAAGTTTCATCAG AAGTTGACAATCTGACGGGTGCAAAACCAACTTCGGTTATTCCTCAACCAGTTCAGCCCGAAGTTCCACCTCATCTAACATTGTCGGTCCCTGATGCTGATGTACCGGTGACACCAGTTCCAGTATCAGCTCAAAGGGATAAATGGGATATACTGAAAGCCATAGTGTATGGTGGCCTAGTTGAATCAATCACGAGCCTCTCTGTCGTATCAGCGGCAGCAGCAAGTGGCGCCAAGACAT TGGACATATTCATTTTGGGCATAGCAAACCTTATTGGTGGACTTCCTATCATTTTCCACAAT ATTGCTGATCTGAGAAATCTGGGAGATGTGAATGAAAACAATGAGCAAGTCGGACAGTACTGGTTGCAACTTGGAAGGCGATCAAAGTATCGGCTCCACATGTTCATAGCCATACTGTCATATATCATGTTTGGGCTGCTACCACCGGTCATCTACGGGTTATCATTCAGGGAGAGCGACAACAGGGATAACAAGATGATGGTGGTTGCCGCTGCATCTCTTGCGTGCGTTGCGCTGCTAGCAATCGGGAAGGCGCATGTAAAGAGACCCAGGACATACATCACAACGCTCCTCTACTACCTGTCGATCGGTTTGAGTGGTTCTGGGCTGTCGTATGTCGCAGGCGTGCTGATCACAAGGCTTCTGGCACATTTTGGTCTGATTGATCAAGGTGGATCGGCCCctactgctgctcctgctcctccaAGTCTGCTGTTCCCTGACGCAATGGGCGCAGGGGCAACCGCCTGGGCCTCCAATTAA
- the LOC133926075 gene encoding membrane protein of ER body 2-like isoform X2: MMEVEKPWESKEEVGITEEEQEDNAAAGGLQTRKRKKKPMADLDLGLAGHASNGDEEALLKAAEEEEEHTSVFVDPTKGLWKCRHCDWTYRLSTPCRDDILSHQGYCQIARNLELLVQNEPFYNSSDKVSDNVTEVSAEKEVTEAAQLGGENKNVNETSSAEGKELEKQENVSAQETNHKSSNGKLENGSRSNGVHEASSNRETVTIADGEAGLKPIATIGDSASSLANWSGALDISNGCMNRTEVHEIEVEKDEHATKGKVSIEEYDLEKILDEQETHDLYCPNCNSCITRRVILRKRKRTVRQAIHDEPPKKPQLAEPSANASNQSAAERHDQESPDVFRCLSCFTFFIPTGCGFNIFRIFERREVNQQVQVQHSSASREMSDNCGSWLLSCFQTVDSPKKPVDADPAKQPLLSGSQNTNDKISSVEDNTSSAHSHATIGETEQSKKPLQAGSSSIVQTTTTKNEEIKQSFGEFHGATSSSVTVHTSSSTTSQISSWQSETGFMRTEERHMVTVQQDGAHQEQIPLSKPDGNAVTDSIHLDLKEENTTAASENNSFFSQEFLDSEVKVPTVIPTKVSSEVDNLTGAKPTSVIPQPVQPEVPPHLTLSVPDADVPVTPVPVSAQRDKWDILKAIVYGGLVESITSLSVVSAAAASGAKTLDIFILGIANLIGGLPIIFHNIADLRNLGDVNENNEQVGQYWLQLGRRSKYRLHMFIAILSYIMFGLLPPVIYGLSFRESDNRDNKMMVVAAASLACVALLAIGKAHVKRPRTYITTLLYYLSIGLSGSGLSYVAGVLITRLLAHFGLIDQGGSAPTAAPAPPSLLFPDAMGAGATAWASN, translated from the exons ATGATGGAGGTGGAGAAGCCGTGGGAGTCCAAGGAGGAAGTGGGCATcacggaggaggagcaggaggacaACGCCGCTGCCGGGGGCCTGCAgacaaggaagaggaagaagaagcctatGGCGGACCTGGACCTTGGCCTAGCTGGGCATGCCAGTAATGGAGATGAGGAGGCGCTCCTCAAGGCAGCAGAGGAGGAG gaggagcacacgAGCGTCTTCGTGGATCCAACCAAAG GTCTATGGAAGTGCCGGCACTGTGATTGGACATACCGGTTGAGTACTCCATGCAGAGATGATATCCTGAGCCATCAAGGATATTGCCAAATTGCGAGGAATCTTGAATTGTTAGTTCAGAACGAACCATTTTATAATTCGTCAGACAAAG TTTCTGATAATGTCACTGAAGTAAGTGCTGAAAAAGAAGTCACAGAAGCAGCACAATTAGGAGGTGAAAACAAAAACGTAAATGAAACTTCAAGTGCAGAAGGCAAAGAGCTTGAGAAACAGGAAAATGTCAGTGCTCAAGAAACTAATCACAAGTCAAGTAATGGTAAGTTGGAAAATGGGTCACGCTCAAATGGTGTGCATGAAGCCTCCAGCAACAGAGAAACCGTGACTATTGCAGATGGAGAAGCAGGGCTCAAACCGATTGCAACCATTGGCGATAGCGCAAGCAGCTTGGCAAACTGGAGTGGTGCTCTTGACATTTCCAATGGCTGCATGAATAGAACTGAAGTTCATGAAATTGAAGTTGAGAAGGATGAACATGCCACAAAGGGCAAAGTGAGCATCGAAGAGTACGATCTTGAGAAAATCCTGGATGAACAAGAAACTCATGACCTGTACTGTCCCAACTGCAACTCGTGCATAACTCGAAGGGTGATTCTGCGGAAGAGAAAGAGGACAGTAAGACAAGCGATACACGATGAACCACCCAAAAAACCACAGCTTGCAGAGCCTTCTGCTAACGCTTCAAACCAAAGTGCAGCTGAAAGACATGATCAAGAGTCACCGGACGTATTCAGATGTTTGTCATGCTTCACCTTCTTCATTCCAACAG GCTGTGGTTTTAACATATTCCGTATATTTGAAAGGAGGGAGGTGAACCAACAAGTTCAGGTTCAGCATTCTTCTGCTTcacgtgagatgtctgacaattgTGGAAGCTGGCTTCTTTCTTGTTTTCAGACAGTAGATAGTCCAAAGAAACCAGTTGATGCAG ATCCAGCAAAGCAGCCACTATTAAGTGGTTCACAGAACACCAATGATAAAATTTCATCGGTTGAAGACAACACATCATCTGCGCATAGTCATGCCACAATTGGAGAAACAGAACAATCGAAGAAACCACTACAAGCTGGATCATCTTCCATAGTCCAAACCACCACCACAAAGAATGAAGAAATTAAACAATCATTTGGTGAATTCCACGGAGCCACATCTTCATCAGTAACAGTTCACACATCATCTTCTACTACCAGCCAAATCAGCTCTTGGCAGAGCGAAACAG GATTCATGCGGACGGAGGAAAGACATATGGTAACTGTGCAGCAAGATGGAGCACACCAAGAACAAATTCCCCTCTCAAAGCCTGATGGTAATGCTGTGACTGATTCCATTCACCTAGATCTCAAAGAAG AAAACACAACAGCAGCCTCTGAGAACAACTCATTTTTCAGCCAAGAATTTCTTGACTCTGAAGTTAAAGTCCCAACTGTAATCCCGACAAAAGTTTCATCAG AAGTTGACAATCTGACGGGTGCAAAACCAACTTCGGTTATTCCTCAACCAGTTCAGCCCGAAGTTCCACCTCATCTAACATTGTCGGTCCCTGATGCTGATGTACCGGTGACACCAGTTCCAGTATCAGCTCAAAGGGATAAATGGGATATACTGAAAGCCATAGTGTATGGTGGCCTAGTTGAATCAATCACGAGCCTCTCTGTCGTATCAGCGGCAGCAGCAAGTGGCGCCAAGACAT TGGACATATTCATTTTGGGCATAGCAAACCTTATTGGTGGACTTCCTATCATTTTCCACAAT ATTGCTGATCTGAGAAATCTGGGAGATGTGAATGAAAACAATGAGCAAGTCGGACAGTACTGGTTGCAACTTGGAAGGCGATCAAAGTATCGGCTCCACATGTTCATAGCCATACTGTCATATATCATGTTTGGGCTGCTACCACCGGTCATCTACGGGTTATCATTCAGGGAGAGCGACAACAGGGATAACAAGATGATGGTGGTTGCCGCTGCATCTCTTGCGTGCGTTGCGCTGCTAGCAATCGGGAAGGCGCATGTAAAGAGACCCAGGACATACATCACAACGCTCCTCTACTACCTGTCGATCGGTTTGAGTGGTTCTGGGCTGTCGTATGTCGCAGGCGTGCTGATCACAAGGCTTCTGGCACATTTTGGTCTGATTGATCAAGGTGGATCGGCCCctactgctgctcctgctcctccaAGTCTGCTGTTCCCTGACGCAATGGGCGCAGGGGCAACCGCCTGGGCCTCCAATTAA
- the LOC133926075 gene encoding membrane protein of ER body 2-like isoform X4, translating to MMEVEKPWESKEEVGITEEEQEDNAAAGGLQTRKRKKKPMADLDLGLAGHASNGDEEALLKAAEEEEEHTSVFVDPTKVSDNVTEVSAEKEVTEAAQLGGENKNVNETSSAEGKELEKQENVSAQETNHKSSNGKLENGSRSNGVHEASSNRETVTIADGEAGLKPIATIGDSASSLANWSGALDISNGCMNRTEVHEIEVEKDEHATKGKVSIEEYDLEKILDEQETHDLYCPNCNSCITRRVILRKRKRTVRQAIHDEPPKKPQLAEPSANASNQSAAERHDQESPDVFRCLSCFTFFIPTGCGFNIFRIFERREVNQQVQVQHSSASREMSDNCGSWLLSCFQTVDSPKKPVDADPAKQPLLSGSQNTNDKISSVEDNTSSAHSHATIGETEQSKKPLQAGSSSIVQTTTTKNEEIKQSFGEFHGATSSSVTVHTSSSTTSQISSWQSETGFMRTEERHMVTVQQDGAHQEQIPLSKPDGNAVTDSIHLDLKEENTTAASENNSFFSQEFLDSEVKVPTVIPTKVSSEVDNLTGAKPTSVIPQPVQPEVPPHLTLSVPDADVPVTPVPVSAQRDKWDILKAIVYGGLVESITSLSVVSAAAASGAKTLDIFILGIANLIGGLPIIFHNIADLRNLGDVNENNEQVGQYWLQLGRRSKYRLHMFIAILSYIMFGLLPPVIYGLSFRESDNRDNKMMVVAAASLACVALLAIGKAHVKRPRTYITTLLYYLSIGLSGSGLSYVAGVLITRLLAHFGLIDQGGSAPTAAPAPPSLLFPDAMGAGATAWASN from the exons ATGATGGAGGTGGAGAAGCCGTGGGAGTCCAAGGAGGAAGTGGGCATcacggaggaggagcaggaggacaACGCCGCTGCCGGGGGCCTGCAgacaaggaagaggaagaagaagcctatGGCGGACCTGGACCTTGGCCTAGCTGGGCATGCCAGTAATGGAGATGAGGAGGCGCTCCTCAAGGCAGCAGAGGAGGAG gaggagcacacgAGCGTCTTCGTGGATCCAACCAAAG TTTCTGATAATGTCACTGAAGTAAGTGCTGAAAAAGAAGTCACAGAAGCAGCACAATTAGGAGGTGAAAACAAAAACGTAAATGAAACTTCAAGTGCAGAAGGCAAAGAGCTTGAGAAACAGGAAAATGTCAGTGCTCAAGAAACTAATCACAAGTCAAGTAATGGTAAGTTGGAAAATGGGTCACGCTCAAATGGTGTGCATGAAGCCTCCAGCAACAGAGAAACCGTGACTATTGCAGATGGAGAAGCAGGGCTCAAACCGATTGCAACCATTGGCGATAGCGCAAGCAGCTTGGCAAACTGGAGTGGTGCTCTTGACATTTCCAATGGCTGCATGAATAGAACTGAAGTTCATGAAATTGAAGTTGAGAAGGATGAACATGCCACAAAGGGCAAAGTGAGCATCGAAGAGTACGATCTTGAGAAAATCCTGGATGAACAAGAAACTCATGACCTGTACTGTCCCAACTGCAACTCGTGCATAACTCGAAGGGTGATTCTGCGGAAGAGAAAGAGGACAGTAAGACAAGCGATACACGATGAACCACCCAAAAAACCACAGCTTGCAGAGCCTTCTGCTAACGCTTCAAACCAAAGTGCAGCTGAAAGACATGATCAAGAGTCACCGGACGTATTCAGATGTTTGTCATGCTTCACCTTCTTCATTCCAACAG GCTGTGGTTTTAACATATTCCGTATATTTGAAAGGAGGGAGGTGAACCAACAAGTTCAGGTTCAGCATTCTTCTGCTTcacgtgagatgtctgacaattgTGGAAGCTGGCTTCTTTCTTGTTTTCAGACAGTAGATAGTCCAAAGAAACCAGTTGATGCAG ATCCAGCAAAGCAGCCACTATTAAGTGGTTCACAGAACACCAATGATAAAATTTCATCGGTTGAAGACAACACATCATCTGCGCATAGTCATGCCACAATTGGAGAAACAGAACAATCGAAGAAACCACTACAAGCTGGATCATCTTCCATAGTCCAAACCACCACCACAAAGAATGAAGAAATTAAACAATCATTTGGTGAATTCCACGGAGCCACATCTTCATCAGTAACAGTTCACACATCATCTTCTACTACCAGCCAAATCAGCTCTTGGCAGAGCGAAACAG GATTCATGCGGACGGAGGAAAGACATATGGTAACTGTGCAGCAAGATGGAGCACACCAAGAACAAATTCCCCTCTCAAAGCCTGATGGTAATGCTGTGACTGATTCCATTCACCTAGATCTCAAAGAAG AAAACACAACAGCAGCCTCTGAGAACAACTCATTTTTCAGCCAAGAATTTCTTGACTCTGAAGTTAAAGTCCCAACTGTAATCCCGACAAAAGTTTCATCAG AAGTTGACAATCTGACGGGTGCAAAACCAACTTCGGTTATTCCTCAACCAGTTCAGCCCGAAGTTCCACCTCATCTAACATTGTCGGTCCCTGATGCTGATGTACCGGTGACACCAGTTCCAGTATCAGCTCAAAGGGATAAATGGGATATACTGAAAGCCATAGTGTATGGTGGCCTAGTTGAATCAATCACGAGCCTCTCTGTCGTATCAGCGGCAGCAGCAAGTGGCGCCAAGACAT TGGACATATTCATTTTGGGCATAGCAAACCTTATTGGTGGACTTCCTATCATTTTCCACAAT ATTGCTGATCTGAGAAATCTGGGAGATGTGAATGAAAACAATGAGCAAGTCGGACAGTACTGGTTGCAACTTGGAAGGCGATCAAAGTATCGGCTCCACATGTTCATAGCCATACTGTCATATATCATGTTTGGGCTGCTACCACCGGTCATCTACGGGTTATCATTCAGGGAGAGCGACAACAGGGATAACAAGATGATGGTGGTTGCCGCTGCATCTCTTGCGTGCGTTGCGCTGCTAGCAATCGGGAAGGCGCATGTAAAGAGACCCAGGACATACATCACAACGCTCCTCTACTACCTGTCGATCGGTTTGAGTGGTTCTGGGCTGTCGTATGTCGCAGGCGTGCTGATCACAAGGCTTCTGGCACATTTTGGTCTGATTGATCAAGGTGGATCGGCCCctactgctgctcctgctcctccaAGTCTGCTGTTCCCTGACGCAATGGGCGCAGGGGCAACCGCCTGGGCCTCCAATTAA
- the LOC133926075 gene encoding membrane protein of ER body 2-like isoform X1: protein MMEVEKPWESKEEVGITEEEQEDNAAAGGLQTRKRKKKPMADLDLGLAGHASNGDEEALLKAAEEEAQAQLLDEEEEEEEHTSVFVDPTKGLWKCRHCDWTYRLSTPCRDDILSHQGYCQIARNLELLVQNEPFYNSSDKVSDNVTEVSAEKEVTEAAQLGGENKNVNETSSAEGKELEKQENVSAQETNHKSSNGKLENGSRSNGVHEASSNRETVTIADGEAGLKPIATIGDSASSLANWSGALDISNGCMNRTEVHEIEVEKDEHATKGKVSIEEYDLEKILDEQETHDLYCPNCNSCITRRVILRKRKRTVRQAIHDEPPKKPQLAEPSANASNQSAAERHDQESPDVFRCLSCFTFFIPTGCGFNIFRIFERREVNQQVQVQHSSASREMSDNCGSWLLSCFQTVDSPKKPVDADPAKQPLLSGSQNTNDKISSVEDNTSSAHSHATIGETEQSKKPLQAGSSSIVQTTTTKNEEIKQSFGEFHGATSSSVTVHTSSSTTSQISSWQSETGFMRTEERHMVTVQQDGAHQEQIPLSKPDGNAVTDSIHLDLKEENTTAASENNSFFSQEFLDSEVKVPTVIPTKVSSEVDNLTGAKPTSVIPQPVQPEVPPHLTLSVPDADVPVTPVPVSAQRDKWDILKAIVYGGLVESITSLSVVSAAAASGAKTLDIFILGIANLIGGLPIIFHNIADLRNLGDVNENNEQVGQYWLQLGRRSKYRLHMFIAILSYIMFGLLPPVIYGLSFRESDNRDNKMMVVAAASLACVALLAIGKAHVKRPRTYITTLLYYLSIGLSGSGLSYVAGVLITRLLAHFGLIDQGGSAPTAAPAPPSLLFPDAMGAGATAWASN from the exons ATGATGGAGGTGGAGAAGCCGTGGGAGTCCAAGGAGGAAGTGGGCATcacggaggaggagcaggaggacaACGCCGCTGCCGGGGGCCTGCAgacaaggaagaggaagaagaagcctatGGCGGACCTGGACCTTGGCCTAGCTGGGCATGCCAGTAATGGAGATGAGGAGGCGCTCCTCAAGGCAGCAGAGGAGGAGGCTCAGGCTCAGcttcttgatgaggaggaggaggaggaggagcacacgAGCGTCTTCGTGGATCCAACCAAAG GTCTATGGAAGTGCCGGCACTGTGATTGGACATACCGGTTGAGTACTCCATGCAGAGATGATATCCTGAGCCATCAAGGATATTGCCAAATTGCGAGGAATCTTGAATTGTTAGTTCAGAACGAACCATTTTATAATTCGTCAGACAAAG TTTCTGATAATGTCACTGAAGTAAGTGCTGAAAAAGAAGTCACAGAAGCAGCACAATTAGGAGGTGAAAACAAAAACGTAAATGAAACTTCAAGTGCAGAAGGCAAAGAGCTTGAGAAACAGGAAAATGTCAGTGCTCAAGAAACTAATCACAAGTCAAGTAATGGTAAGTTGGAAAATGGGTCACGCTCAAATGGTGTGCATGAAGCCTCCAGCAACAGAGAAACCGTGACTATTGCAGATGGAGAAGCAGGGCTCAAACCGATTGCAACCATTGGCGATAGCGCAAGCAGCTTGGCAAACTGGAGTGGTGCTCTTGACATTTCCAATGGCTGCATGAATAGAACTGAAGTTCATGAAATTGAAGTTGAGAAGGATGAACATGCCACAAAGGGCAAAGTGAGCATCGAAGAGTACGATCTTGAGAAAATCCTGGATGAACAAGAAACTCATGACCTGTACTGTCCCAACTGCAACTCGTGCATAACTCGAAGGGTGATTCTGCGGAAGAGAAAGAGGACAGTAAGACAAGCGATACACGATGAACCACCCAAAAAACCACAGCTTGCAGAGCCTTCTGCTAACGCTTCAAACCAAAGTGCAGCTGAAAGACATGATCAAGAGTCACCGGACGTATTCAGATGTTTGTCATGCTTCACCTTCTTCATTCCAACAG GCTGTGGTTTTAACATATTCCGTATATTTGAAAGGAGGGAGGTGAACCAACAAGTTCAGGTTCAGCATTCTTCTGCTTcacgtgagatgtctgacaattgTGGAAGCTGGCTTCTTTCTTGTTTTCAGACAGTAGATAGTCCAAAGAAACCAGTTGATGCAG ATCCAGCAAAGCAGCCACTATTAAGTGGTTCACAGAACACCAATGATAAAATTTCATCGGTTGAAGACAACACATCATCTGCGCATAGTCATGCCACAATTGGAGAAACAGAACAATCGAAGAAACCACTACAAGCTGGATCATCTTCCATAGTCCAAACCACCACCACAAAGAATGAAGAAATTAAACAATCATTTGGTGAATTCCACGGAGCCACATCTTCATCAGTAACAGTTCACACATCATCTTCTACTACCAGCCAAATCAGCTCTTGGCAGAGCGAAACAG GATTCATGCGGACGGAGGAAAGACATATGGTAACTGTGCAGCAAGATGGAGCACACCAAGAACAAATTCCCCTCTCAAAGCCTGATGGTAATGCTGTGACTGATTCCATTCACCTAGATCTCAAAGAAG AAAACACAACAGCAGCCTCTGAGAACAACTCATTTTTCAGCCAAGAATTTCTTGACTCTGAAGTTAAAGTCCCAACTGTAATCCCGACAAAAGTTTCATCAG AAGTTGACAATCTGACGGGTGCAAAACCAACTTCGGTTATTCCTCAACCAGTTCAGCCCGAAGTTCCACCTCATCTAACATTGTCGGTCCCTGATGCTGATGTACCGGTGACACCAGTTCCAGTATCAGCTCAAAGGGATAAATGGGATATACTGAAAGCCATAGTGTATGGTGGCCTAGTTGAATCAATCACGAGCCTCTCTGTCGTATCAGCGGCAGCAGCAAGTGGCGCCAAGACAT TGGACATATTCATTTTGGGCATAGCAAACCTTATTGGTGGACTTCCTATCATTTTCCACAAT ATTGCTGATCTGAGAAATCTGGGAGATGTGAATGAAAACAATGAGCAAGTCGGACAGTACTGGTTGCAACTTGGAAGGCGATCAAAGTATCGGCTCCACATGTTCATAGCCATACTGTCATATATCATGTTTGGGCTGCTACCACCGGTCATCTACGGGTTATCATTCAGGGAGAGCGACAACAGGGATAACAAGATGATGGTGGTTGCCGCTGCATCTCTTGCGTGCGTTGCGCTGCTAGCAATCGGGAAGGCGCATGTAAAGAGACCCAGGACATACATCACAACGCTCCTCTACTACCTGTCGATCGGTTTGAGTGGTTCTGGGCTGTCGTATGTCGCAGGCGTGCTGATCACAAGGCTTCTGGCACATTTTGGTCTGATTGATCAAGGTGGATCGGCCCctactgctgctcctgctcctccaAGTCTGCTGTTCCCTGACGCAATGGGCGCAGGGGCAACCGCCTGGGCCTCCAATTAA